In a single window of the bacterium genome:
- a CDS encoding transcriptional repressor has protein sequence MPDKSNLDLLNEYIKKKGLRYSKQREVIAKAFFKAQDHIEVEDLFAKIQKEDAKIGIATVYRTLNLLKECGLAVKRDFDTGIIVYEKAQKKHHDHLICIECEKIVEFEEEKIERLQDKVAVDHGFKLTFHKMELYGLCSACQS, from the coding sequence ATGCCTGATAAAAGTAACTTAGATCTTCTTAATGAATATATTAAAAAAAAGGGCTTAAGGTACTCCAAGCAAAGAGAAGTGATTGCTAAAGCTTTTTTTAAAGCGCAAGATCATATTGAAGTGGAAGATTTGTTTGCTAAGATCCAGAAAGAAGATGCAAAGATTGGTATAGCTACAGTTTATCGTACACTTAACTTACTTAAAGAGTGTGGCTTAGCGGTTAAAAGAGATTTTGATACGGGTATCATTGTTTATGAGAAAGCTCAGAAGAAACACCATGATCATTTGATATGCATAGAGTGTGAGAAAATTGTTGAATTTGAAGAGGAAAAAATTGAGCGCTTGCAAGATAAAGTTGCGGTAGACCACGGCTTTAAATTGACCTTTCATAAGATGGAACTTTATGGTCTGTGCTCTGCATGTCAATCGTAA
- a CDS encoding dipeptide ABC transporter ATP-binding protein — protein sequence MSENILKVEDLKVHFKLRQKGIFTSEVQTVKAVDGVSFEVKKGETLGLVGESGCGKSTLGRAILQLIKPTSGKVFFEDQEITAMRNLQKMRKKMQIIFQDPYASLNPRMTVESIISEPLKTFNIAEGSELTRKVQELMEMVGLRPQYIRRYPHEFSGGQRQRIGIARAIALNPDLIIADEPISALDVSIQAQILNLMQDLQKELDLTYIFIAHDLAAVRHISDRVAVMYLGKLAEVGTADEIIKNPQHPYTKALISAIPIPDPAIEKNKQKTVLKGDVPSPINPPKGCRFHTRCPIAIDKCSQEIPLLENKEQRLVACHEVR from the coding sequence ATGAGTGAAAATATTTTAAAAGTTGAAGATCTTAAAGTACATTTTAAATTAAGACAAAAAGGTATCTTTACATCTGAAGTGCAAACAGTGAAAGCTGTAGATGGTGTGAGTTTTGAAGTAAAAAAGGGTGAAACCTTAGGTTTGGTAGGAGAAAGTGGCTGTGGAAAATCCACGTTAGGCCGCGCTATTTTACAGTTAATTAAACCAACATCGGGCAAGGTATTTTTTGAAGATCAAGAAATTACCGCCATGAGAAACTTGCAAAAGATGCGTAAAAAAATGCAGATCATTTTTCAAGATCCTTATGCATCTCTAAATCCAAGAATGACGGTTGAAAGTATTATCTCAGAACCTTTAAAAACATTTAATATAGCAGAAGGTTCAGAGCTTACACGTAAAGTACAAGAGCTTATGGAAATGGTGGGTTTAAGGCCGCAATATATCAGACGCTATCCACATGAATTTTCTGGTGGACAAAGACAAAGAATTGGAATTGCTAGAGCTATTGCTCTTAATCCTGATTTGATCATTGCCGATGAACCCATCAGTGCTTTGGATGTTTCTATTCAAGCTCAGATTTTAAACTTGATGCAAGATTTGCAAAAAGAGTTGGACTTAACCTATATCTTTATTGCCCATGATTTGGCTGCAGTCAGACATATCAGTGATAGAGTTGCCGTTATGTATTTAGGCAAATTGGCTGAAGTAGGGACTGCGGATGAAATCATTAAAAATCCGCAACATCCGTATACCAAAGCCTTGATTTCAGCGATTCCAATCCCTGACCCAGCCATTGAGAAAAATAAACAAAAAACTGTTTTAAAAGGCGATGTTCCTAGCCCAATAAACCCACCTAAAGGCTGTAGATTTCATACGCGTTGTCCAATTGCAATCGATAAATGCAGCCAAGAGATTCCTTTGCTTGAAAACAAAGAGCAGCGCTTGGTAGCTTGTCATGAGGTAAGATAA
- a CDS encoding alpha/beta fold hydrolase: MLIQTQAIQFNNAQNQTLSAKIDLPLFSPIRSYALFVHCFTCSKDIAIAARVSKELANKGIASLRFDFTGLGSSQGEFSKTNFSSNLQDLQAAIDFMQTHYQSPSLLIGHSLGGTAALAIAHTIPQLKGLVTIGAPSHPSHLEKHLEKQSDHYLFKLGQKPFKLCSQFMQDIQHIDLEKQLSQNNADTLIFHSPVDTIVSINHAQKLYEKLTHPKNFVSLDQADHLLSKKEDALYVGQLIASWFDRHLPAHDPTLEQLQPGSVIVEEIKQPFTQRISTANHTIIADEPQTLGGKDLGPNPYDLLLASLGACTSMTLRMYAKHKKLKLDSIKIMLTHEKIYAKDCKDCETTTGKIDFIHRKIHIQGELTPEQRQRLLEIADRCPVHKTLESENKIVSELIL; this comes from the coding sequence ATGCTAATACAAACCCAAGCTATTCAATTTAATAATGCCCAAAATCAAACTTTGAGTGCAAAAATTGACCTACCCCTCTTTTCACCTATACGCAGCTATGCTCTTTTTGTTCACTGCTTTACCTGCTCTAAAGACATTGCTATTGCTGCAAGAGTATCCAAAGAACTGGCTAATAAAGGTATTGCCAGTTTGCGCTTTGATTTTACCGGCTTGGGTTCCAGCCAGGGAGAGTTTTCTAAAACCAATTTCAGTTCAAATTTACAAGATTTACAAGCTGCCATTGATTTTATGCAAACCCACTATCAAAGTCCATCACTTCTCATTGGACACAGCCTAGGAGGAACCGCGGCTTTAGCTATCGCCCATACAATCCCTCAACTCAAAGGTTTGGTCACTATTGGAGCACCCAGCCACCCTTCACACCTTGAAAAACATCTTGAAAAACAAAGCGACCATTACCTATTTAAATTAGGCCAAAAACCTTTTAAACTTTGCAGTCAGTTTATGCAGGATATTCAACATATTGATTTAGAAAAACAGCTTTCACAAAACAATGCAGACACTTTAATTTTTCACTCTCCCGTTGATACTATTGTCAGCATAAATCATGCGCAGAAACTGTATGAAAAGCTCACGCACCCCAAGAATTTTGTCAGCTTAGACCAAGCAGATCATTTGCTCAGCAAAAAAGAAGATGCCCTCTATGTAGGACAACTGATTGCCAGTTGGTTTGATCGCCACTTGCCTGCACATGACCCCACCTTAGAGCAACTTCAACCTGGGAGCGTCATTGTAGAAGAAATCAAACAACCTTTCACTCAAAGAATCAGCACAGCTAACCACACTATAATTGCTGATGAGCCACAAACGCTTGGCGGAAAAGATCTTGGCCCAAATCCTTATGACTTGCTTTTAGCATCCTTGGGTGCCTGCACATCCATGACATTAAGAATGTACGCCAAACACAAAAAACTTAAGCTCGACAGCATAAAAATCATGCTGACCCATGAAAAAATCTATGCCAAAGACTGCAAAGATTGCGAAACAACAACAGGAAAAATTGATTTTATTCACAGAAAAATCCATATACAAGGCGAACTAACTCCAGAACAACGCCAACGTCTACTGGAAATAGCTGATCGCTGTCCCGTTCATAAAACCTTAGAAAGTGAAAATAAAATTGTAAGCGAGCTAATTCTCTAA
- the purE gene encoding 5-(carboxyamino)imidazole ribonucleotide mutase: MVGIIMGSDSDLKVMSAAKDTLGELGLAYEMNIVSAHRTPQRMFDYARDAKKRGLKVIIAGAGGAAHLPGMVASITSLPVIGVPIKATDMMGLDALLSIVQMPGGVPVATVAVDNAKNAAILAAKIVALSDDKLEQALEKYTEDMKTTVLSKAQKMGDY, encoded by the coding sequence ATGGTTGGAATAATTATGGGCAGTGACTCTGATTTAAAAGTGATGTCCGCAGCTAAAGATACTTTAGGTGAACTGGGTCTTGCTTATGAAATGAATATTGTATCGGCACATCGGACACCGCAAAGAATGTTTGATTATGCAAGGGATGCTAAAAAAAGAGGTTTAAAGGTTATTATTGCTGGAGCTGGTGGAGCAGCGCACCTGCCAGGCATGGTTGCTTCTATAACTTCTTTGCCAGTGATCGGTGTACCGATTAAGGCAACAGATATGATGGGTTTGGATGCATTATTGTCAATTGTTCAAATGCCTGGTGGAGTTCCTGTGGCAACTGTAGCGGTCGACAATGCAAAAAATGCGGCTATTCTTGCTGCAAAGATTGTTGCCTTAAGTGATGATAAGCTTGAACAGGCTTTGGAAAAATATACTGAGGATATGAAGACGACTGTTTTATCTAAAGCTCAAAAAATGGGAGATTATTGA
- a CDS encoding ABC transporter ATP-binding protein: MSNVLSINNLKTYFKTEDGVVKACDGVSYELKKGEVLGVVGESGSGKSVTAMSVMQLVPQPPGYYAGGEIIFEGKDLLKLSQKQMRDIRGESISMIFQDPMTALNPYLKIGTQLIEVLVRHKKMSSDAAFKRSVEMMAKTGIPMPDKRMNMYPHELSGGLRQRVMIAMALLNEPSVLIADEPTTALDVTIQAQILDLIKELNHNFGTSVIFISHDLGVVAGMTDRIAVMYGGRVVETASTPALFKNPSHPYTKALLSSIPRLDEEKGSALKPIKGLPPSLENLPSGCYFHPRCPKKVERCEHSYPERKTIGEGHWATCWEIE, translated from the coding sequence ATGTCAAACGTATTGAGTATTAATAACTTAAAAACATATTTTAAAACAGAAGATGGAGTTGTCAAAGCCTGTGATGGTGTTTCTTATGAGCTTAAAAAGGGAGAAGTTTTAGGTGTCGTTGGAGAGAGTGGTAGTGGTAAGTCTGTAACCGCAATGTCAGTTATGCAATTGGTGCCGCAGCCTCCGGGCTATTATGCTGGGGGAGAGATTATTTTTGAAGGCAAGGACTTGTTGAAATTATCTCAAAAACAAATGCGTGATATCAGAGGTGAGAGTATTTCTATGATCTTTCAAGATCCAATGACTGCTTTAAACCCTTATCTAAAAATTGGTACACAATTGATTGAAGTATTGGTTAGACATAAAAAAATGAGTTCCGATGCTGCTTTTAAGCGTTCTGTAGAGATGATGGCTAAAACCGGTATTCCTATGCCAGATAAACGGATGAATATGTATCCGCACGAGTTATCGGGTGGTTTAAGGCAAAGGGTAATGATTGCCATGGCGCTTTTAAATGAGCCAAGTGTCTTGATTGCCGATGAACCAACAACAGCACTTGATGTAACCATTCAGGCACAAATATTGGATTTAATTAAGGAGTTGAATCACAATTTTGGTACCAGTGTTATTTTTATCAGTCATGATTTGGGTGTGGTTGCAGGGATGACGGATAGGATAGCTGTGATGTATGGGGGAAGAGTGGTTGAAACAGCTTCTACTCCGGCTTTGTTTAAAAATCCATCACATCCTTATACAAAAGCACTTTTATCCAGTATCCCACGTTTGGATGAAGAAAAAGGATCTGCATTAAAACCCATTAAAGGATTGCCACCAAGTTTAGAAAACTTACCCAGTGGTTGTTACTTTCATCCAAGATGTCCAAAAAAAGTAGAGCGTTGTGAACACAGCTACCCGGAAAGAAAAACGATTGGAGAAGGTCACTGGGCAACATGTTGGGAAATTGAGTAG
- a CDS encoding 5-(carboxyamino)imidazole ribonucleotide synthase, which produces MKEMQKTLKLGIVGGGQLAKMMLHVAQRLGLHTGVLDPNRECPAAAMAHEYKEASFSDGQAILEFANDYDFVTYDLEHVNVDELLKESCAVKDKFFPKPETLNLIQDKLVQKKFYLSHNLPTAKLLQVDSTPYPCIWKARKGGYDGYGVAQLKSKEDFLNFKDKVPYLLEEKINIQKELSVVVARAKNGQMVHYPVVEMLVDQEKNILDHSCSPAQIDDQLSSQAIAIACKVVEKLEDVGLFAVELLLDQDDKILINEIAPRPHNSGHHTIEGFNISQFELHLRAVCGFPLIKPVANKAYSGVLNLLADLSYKGEVEIDGFTQTMSMQNVYLHIYGKQQAKPGRKMGHVTVLADSYEELVQNIDQLKQLINVRGKEKV; this is translated from the coding sequence ATGAAAGAAATGCAAAAAACCCTCAAGCTTGGTATTGTTGGTGGTGGGCAGTTGGCAAAAATGATGTTGCACGTTGCACAGCGCTTGGGGCTGCATACTGGAGTTTTAGATCCCAACAGAGAATGTCCAGCAGCTGCTATGGCACATGAATACAAAGAGGCCAGTTTTTCTGACGGTCAGGCTATTTTAGAGTTTGCAAATGATTATGACTTTGTCACTTACGATTTAGAACATGTAAATGTTGATGAGTTATTAAAAGAAAGCTGCGCAGTTAAAGATAAATTTTTTCCCAAACCAGAAACATTGAATCTTATTCAGGATAAGTTGGTTCAAAAAAAGTTTTACCTTTCTCATAATTTGCCTACAGCAAAGTTGTTGCAAGTCGATAGCACCCCTTACCCATGTATATGGAAAGCGCGGAAAGGGGGTTATGATGGTTACGGTGTAGCCCAACTCAAATCAAAAGAAGATTTTTTAAATTTTAAAGATAAAGTTCCATATCTGCTAGAAGAAAAAATAAACATTCAAAAAGAACTTTCAGTGGTGGTTGCAAGAGCTAAAAATGGCCAGATGGTTCATTATCCGGTGGTAGAAATGCTGGTGGATCAAGAAAAAAATATACTTGATCACTCCTGTAGCCCCGCCCAGATTGATGATCAGCTTAGTTCTCAAGCCATTGCTATTGCTTGTAAAGTTGTTGAGAAGCTAGAAGATGTTGGCTTGTTTGCAGTAGAGCTGTTGTTGGATCAAGATGATAAAATCTTAATTAATGAAATAGCTCCAAGACCGCATAACTCTGGGCACCATACAATTGAAGGCTTCAATATCTCGCAGTTTGAACTGCATTTACGGGCTGTATGCGGATTTCCACTTATTAAGCCTGTTGCAAATAAAGCCTACAGTGGTGTTTTAAATTTGTTAGCAGACCTTTCCTATAAAGGTGAGGTGGAAATAGATGGTTTTACACAAACGATGTCTATGCAAAATGTATATTTACATATCTATGGTAAGCAACAAGCAAAGCCTGGAAGAAAAATGGGGCATGTGACTGTTTTGGCCGACAGCTATGAGGAGCTTGTGCAAAATATTGATCAGCTGAAGCAGTTGATCAATGTGAGAGGTAAGGAGAAGGTATAG